Part of the Tenacibaculum sp. SZ-18 genome, CCTATCTACAAATAAGCAGTTGTAATAATAATAAGCTACAAATACTAAAAGAGGAATTACCAAGTTTATATTAACTGAGTTTTATTGTAAAATTAAAAAACGACAACGGTTTCGAAATACAGAAATACTACTTTATTACTTCATTTTTTTATTATTTCTCATTAAAAATTCATGAAATCGATTTAGTTATCAACACGAAATCGATTTAGTGAGGTGCTCTTTTTTTTTCATTAAGTAATTCATAATAAATTCGTTATATAATAATGAATAATTCAACAATTAACACTGGAAACAATAAGTATCATAAGATAAAAGTGTTAATTATTATTCCAATCAACATTTCAAATACAACAACTTAATTACAATGAAAAAAAACCTAAAAAACTTTCAATTTATTTTGCTATTCATTTTTTCCCTGAATGTTTTAGCGCAAGATGAAGATGTACTCTTCCAAGCTTTTGATTGGAATGTGCAAAATCAACCAGCTGGTCAAACATGGTTCAACGTTGTTACACAAAACAGTAATGAGCTTAGCAATGCCGGTTTTGATATGATTTGGCTCCCACCTGTCAGTGATTCTGGAGCTCCTCAAGGATATCTACCACGAGAATTGTACAACTTTGATAGTGCTTACGGTACGGAGGTGCAACTACGTAACTTAATTAATACTTATCATAGCGCTGGCGTAAAAGTTATCGGAGATATTGTTATTAATCACCGTGTTGGAACTGCGGACGCTGTTACTTTTACCAACCCGGCATGGCCAACTACTTTCATTACGGCAGATGACGAAGGTAGAAACTTTGTCAATTTCCCAGTGCAATTTAGTATAAATAATGATTATTTCCCTGGTACTGCACTGAAAGCTGATGGCTCTAACGGAACCTATGGACCTGCAAGAGACTTAGATCATTATAATCCTGCAGTTCGTCAAGAAATCAAAAACTGGATGAATTTCCTTAAAAACGACCTTGGATTTGATGGTTGGAGATATGACTTTGTACATGGTTATGATCCAATATTCAATAAGGAATATAATGATGCTACAAATCCATACTTCGCAGTAGGAGAATTACTAGAGAGTAGTAGAGTTCAAACGAATAATTGGGTTAATTTTACGCAACAATCTTCTTCTGCTTTTGATTTCAATACAAAAGTTACATTACAAAATGCTTTTCGAGATAATAACCTTTCTTATTTAAGAGATGGTGGTGGGAACCCTTCGGGTATGATTGGTATCAACCCAGCAAAATCTGTTACTTTTTTAGATAATCATGATACTGGAGCTGCACAGCAATGTTGTGGACCAGGTTATGTTTTTCCAGGTGGAGAAACAAACTTACGCAAAGGATACGCTTATATTTTAACACATCCAGGAAATCCAATGGTATTTTGGACTCATTACTTTGATACTGGGATAGGAGTTAGAAACGCTATTAAAGATTTAATAGCAATTAGAAAAGACACAAGGATATTTGCAGGATCATCTATTAACATTGTGGAAGCCCGCAATGATTTATACGCAGCTTATATAGACGGAAGAAATGGGACTATTGCTATGAAATTAGGTAGTGGAAACTGGGCTCCAAACGGAACTGGATGGATATTAAGAACATCTGGAACGGATTATGCAGTTTGGACTCAAGGCGGAACTCCTCCTCCTCCTCCAACACAAGTTGATCCTTTTACGGTAAACTTCAAAAAACCAAACTCTTGGAATAATAATGTGAATGTATATTTATTTGATGCATCTAGCAATGCAATCATTCCAGGAACAGCTGCTTGGCCTGGACAATCTATGACCAATATTGCTGGAACTCCATGGTACTCATTCCAAGTTAGTCCTCCTCAAGGTGTTGCCGCTGAAAATATTCGAGTAATTTTTAATGATGGAAGTAACCAAACAGATGATTTAAGTCGAAGTACAGATGGTTGGTATGATAATGGAACTTGGACAAATAATTGTCCTCTTGATTGCACTAGTACTCCTCCGCCGCCGCCTACAGGAAATGTTACTTATCAATTTAAAAAACCAAGTAACTGGAGCTCTAATATAAATGTTTATTTCTTCGATGCTTCTAGCAACTCTACAATTTCTGGAACTCAGGGATGGCCGGGCCAGACTATGTCAAATATTTCTGGAACACCTTGGTACGCATATACTTTAAATGTTCCTTCAGGTACTTCTCCAGATAATATAAGAGTAATATTTAATGATGGATCCAATCAAACAGATGATTTAGCAAGAGGAACTGATGGTTGGTACGATAAGGGAACTTGGACAAGTAATTGCTCTTCTGACTGTACCAATACACCTCCTCCTCCAACGAATACAGTTACAATAAACTTTTTAAGAACTTCTTCTTGGGGAAATACAGTGAACGCATATTTATTTAATAGAGCTTCAAATACAACTCTTTCTGGTACTCCAGGATGGCCTGGCCAACAAATGAATAACGAAACAAACTGGTCTAATTATACATTTACTGTTCCTAGTGGAGTTTCGTCAAATAATATTGGTGTTGTTTTTAATAATGGAAATGGACAACAAACAGTTGATTTAACAAGAGGAACTGATGGTTGGTTTAGAATTACTGGAACTAGCAATGGAAAATCGACTGGTGTATGGACAGATAATTGCTCTACAAACTGTACTTCTTCAAGAAGTTCAGCAAATTCAAAAACCGAATTATCTATTTTAGACAATGTTTCGATTGCTCCAAACCCTATTAGAAATAAATCAAATCTTTATATTTCTACTAGTCGAAACGGAACTTTAAAAGTGAGTATTTCTAACATACTCGGACAAACTAAAGTTATTTTTAATAGTGAAAAACAAAAAGGAAATCATAGAATTGAATTATCCAATTCAGATTTTGGTGCTAAAGGTATTTACATCATTAATACAACATTAAATGATGCTCCAATATCGAAGCCTATAAAAATTATTAAACAGTAATAGTTCGTTTAATATTTAAGTAATCCCTAAAGAAAAACCGGTAGTTATGAAACTACCGGTTTTTTACTAAATATATTTTAAGACTTGCTTATGATTACATTACAAATAGTCTTCTTTGGTGCATTAAGTCATACACCTTTTCTCCAATTCCATGTAATTTTTCTTCATTTTCAGCATTTTGAATTGCTTCGTCAATTAAATTAACAACAGCTTCCATATCTTCTTCTACCAAACCTCTTGTAGTGATAGCAGGAGTACCTATTCTAATACCCGAGGTTACAAATGGAGATTCTGTATCAAACGGCACCATATTTTTATTAACCGTAATTTCAGCCTTACCTAAAGCAATTTCAGCATCTTTGCCTGTTATATTTTTATTCCTCAGGTCTATTAACATCATATGGTTATCTGTTCCTCCTGAAATAATATCGTATCCTCTTTTTACAAAAGCCGCTGCCATCGCTTGAGCATTTGCTCTTACTTGAATTTGATACTCTAAGAATTCATCTGTTAGCGCTTCTCCAAAAGCTACTGCTTTAGCAGCAATAACATGTTCTAACGGTCCACCTTGGTTTCCAGGAAAAACCGCTCCGTTTAATAAGGTAGACATTTTCTTTAATTTTCCACTCTTTAACTTTAGTCCAAATGGATTTTCAAAGTCTTTCCCAATCATAATCATACCACCTCGAGGACCTCTCAATGTCTTGTGAGTAGTTGTTGTCACGATATGACAATGTGGTAATGGATCATTTAAAATACCTTTCGCGATTAAACCTGATGGATGAGAAATGTCTGCTAATAAGATAGCTCCAACACTATCCGCTACTTCACGGATAAGTTTAAAATCCATATCTCTTGAATAAGCAGATGCTCCAGCAATAATCATTTTTGGTTTATGCTTTTGAGCTTGTTCTTTTAACTGATCATAATCTATTAATCCAGTTTCTTTATTAACACCGTAAAATACAGGATTATATAATTTACCTGAGAAGTTTACTGGTGAACCATGCGTTAAATGTCCACCGTGTGCTAAATCAAAACCTAAAATTGTATCACCTGGTTTTAGGCAAGCGGCAAAAACAGCAGTATTCGCTTGACTTCCAGAATGAGGTTGTACGTTTACATATTCTGCTCCAAACAATTCTTTAGCTCTATCAATTGCGATTTGTTCAACTACATCTACAATCTCACATCCTCCATAATAACGCTTACCAGGATATCCTTCTGCATATTTATTAGTTAAAATAGAACCCTGAGCTTCCATTACTTGCTCACTAACAAAATTTTCTGAGGCAATCAACTCTAATCCATTAAGTTGTCGTTCTTTTTCATCTCTAATTAAATCAAAAATTTGATGATCTTTTTGCATTGTGTGTTGTGTGTTTTTATTCCCAGATTTACACTTCTGGGGTATTAAATTTCTCTGAATTATCTTTTCTAAATGAACTTGGTAAAATTGTAGGAATCAATTTAATAAGCAAAGGTAATAAAAGTGCTCCACCTGGTAACATAAAAACTGTAAAAGCAGGAATAGCTTTACAAATGTCTAATGTTTGTTCTTTAATCTTGTCCTTCTCCTCGTCGGTTAACTGAGTAGTAATTGATTTCTTTAATAAAAAAATAAGTTCTTTACTTTCTTCAAGCTCTTCTGCAAACCGAGCTTTATTCTTTTCTAATAAAGACTTTATTTCATCTACAGAATTCATTATACTTTTCTACGTTTTTTTTCAGTTTTAATTAGGTTTAACTCTCTCGAAGTTTGCCCTTCAACAGAAGTATTTTCTTCAGCTCTTCGAATTAAATAAGGCATCACATCTCTAACTGGACCAAATGGAACATATTTAGCAACATTATATCCTTTCTCTGCTAAATTGAAACTTATATGATCACTCATTCCGTATAACTGACCAAACCACATTCTCTTATCGTTCTTTTCAATATTATACTTCTCTGCTAGGCTCATTAATAAGTAAGAACTTTCTTCATTGTGAGTTCCTGCAAATAGTGCCATATTTTTATGCTCCATCATATACAGAATCGCTTCATCGTAGTTCTTATCTGTAGCTTCTTTATTTTTACAAATTGGAGAAGGATAACCCTTTTCTTCTGCTCTTTCACGTTCTTTTTCCATGTATGCTCCTCGAACAACTTTCATTCCGATATGGAAACCCTTTTGATGTGCTCTTTGATGAAGAGATTTCAAATATTCCATACGATCATGACGATACATTTGAAGTGTATTAAAAACGATCGCTTTTTCTTTGTTGTAAGTTGCCATTAACTCTTCGATCAAATCATCAGCTGCATCTTGCATCCAACTTTCTTCTGCATCAATTAATAGAGGAACATCTTTATCAAAAGCTATTTTACATACCCTATGAAAACGTGCCTTGACTCTTTCCCACTCTGCGACTTCATCTGCTATTAACTCTTTGCCCTCTCCTATTTTTTGGTACAGTGCAAAACGTCCAAAACCAGTTGGCTTAAATACCGCAAAAGGAATAGAATTTTTCTCTTCAGAAAATTGGATAATTTTGACAATCTTTTCAACTGCATTATCAAAACTTTCTTCTTCCTCCTTACCTTCAACAGAGTAATCCAAAACACTATGTACATTCCCTGAATTGTACATTTTTTCGATACTTGGAATACAATCTTCCTCCGTTACACCGCCACAAAAGTGATCAAAAACAGTAGAACGAATCAAACCTTCTACAGGTAAATGCGCCTTTAATGCAAAATTTGTAACCGCCGTACCAATTTTTACCATTGGTTGACTTTGTATTAATCGAAATAAAAAGTAAGCCCTTTCTAACTCAGAATCAGACTTCAACTTAAAAGCTACTTCAGTATTTTCAAAAAGTTTCATGATTAATATTTACACGTTTATCCTTGAATAGCAAATATAGAGGAGAACAATGAATTTCTTTTATAATTTCTATTTATTTTTACTGCTTATTTTATGAAAACATGGAAACTATTCAGGCAACTACATATCCGGTGCATTTTAACGAAAAAGCATATTTAGAATTAGCTACTTTAATAGAAAAAAAATCTTATTCCTCTATTTTTATTTTAGTAGATGATAATACCTTCGAATCTTGTTATCCGCGATTTATTCAAAATTTACAAACAACCGCACCAATTGAAATAATTCAAATTGAACCAGGAGAAGTTCATAAGAATATTGAAACTTGTGTTAATATTTGGAATGTAATGACAGAGTTAGGTGCTGATAGAAAAAGTTTACTTATAACTCTGGGTGGTGGTGTAATTACTGATTTAGGTGGTTTTGTAGCATCTACCTTTAAACGTGGAATTGACTTTGTTAATATTCCAACAACTTTACTTTCTATGGTGGACGCTTCTGTTGGCGGAAAAACTGGAATTGATTTAGGTGTTCTAAAGAATCAGATTGGAGTATTTGCGAATCCACAAATTGTATTGATTGATCCCGATTATTTATACACACTTTCTGCAAGAGAAATAAGATCTGGAACGGCAGAAATTATTAAATATGGAATGACACACGACATCCAATTATTCAATGAAATAAAAAATAATCCTGAGTTAAATATTATTGATTTAATTCATCGTTCAATAGAAATTAAGAACGAAGTCGTCACAGCAGATCCAAAAGAAAAAGGGCTACGAAAAGTATTAAATTGGGGACACACAATTGGACATGGAATTGAGTCTTATTTCCTAGAAAATCCTAATAAAGAAAACCTTACTCATGGAGAAGCAATTGCTATCGGCATGGTTTGCGAAGCTTATGTTTCAAACAAAGAGTTGGGATTTGAGTTGGATAAAGTAAATGAAATAAAACGAGCTATTACTACCATTTATGGAAATATTGAAATTTTAGAAGAAGACATTAATCCGATTATTCAATTGTTAAAACACGATAAAAAAAATGAAGCTGGTATTGTTAAATTCGTTTTATTAAAAGATTATCAAGATTTTGTTATCAATGCAGAAGCTTCTGAAAGTATAATAAGAGAAAGTATTAAATACTACGTTTCTTAAAAACAAGCATTATATATTCTTTCATATTGTGGTAATACTTTTTCTAGAGAGAAGAGTTTCGTATGCTCTTTTGCTTTTCTCTTCATTTCTAAAAGTTTAGTATCATCTTTTAGAATAGAGATTGCATGTGATGACATACTTTCAACATCTCCTAAATCAGCAAGAAAACCTGTTTCCCCATGAATATTAACTTCTGGAAGTCCTCCTCTATTGGATGAAATAACAACTGTATTTGCCGCCATTGCCTCTAAAGCTGCAAGTCCAAAACTTTCTGTTTCAGATGGTAATAAAAACACATCTGAATAACATAATAACTTTGCAACTTCGTTACTATTTCCTAAAAACAAAACCTTGTCTGTAATTCCTAAATCTTCCACTAATTTCTCGGCTTTTGAACGTTCTGGTCCATCTCCTACCATTAATAACTTTGCAGGAATTTCATTTTGAACTTTATTAAAAACTTCAACAACATCTAATACTCGTTTTACCGGTCTAAAATTACTGATATGAATCAAAATTCGTTCATCTGGAGCAGCAATGGCAGTCCGTTGGCATTCTGCCTCGTCTGCCATTTCGTATTTTTTTCCATCAATGAAATTATAAACAACCTTAATATCCTTTTGAATATTAAACAGACGTAAAGTATCTTCTTTTAAACTTGAAGAAACAGTTGTTACTTCATCAGATTTATTAATACTAAACTCAACTGCTGTTTTATAACTTGGATGGCTTCCTACTAAAGTAATATCAGTACCATGTAAGGTTGTTACGACTTTAACTCTAATTCCTTTATCAGCCAACATTTCCTTAGCCATATAAGCTGCATAAGCATGTGGAATTGCATAATGCACGTGTAATACTTCAAGCGCATAACGTTCAACCACTTCTACCATTTTTGTTGAAAGTGCCAATTCATATGGTTGGTATTGAAACAATGGGTATTCTTCCAAAGCAACCTCGTGAAAATGTAAATTGTAAGAAATAAAGTCTAATCGTACTGGTTGATTATATGTTATAAAATGAACCTCATGACCTTTATTCGCTAATGCCATTCCTAATTCAGTAGCAACTACTCCACTTCCACCAAACGTAGGATAACATACAATTCCTATTTTCATCTGTTTAAATTATTTACACTAAAATACTAGATTTTGAATCTAATCAGCAATCATCATAAATTTTCATCTTCAAAAAGAGAGAAGTTACAAAATTTATGACGGCTTTATTAATAAATTGATTTGTTCAACTCTGACGTAAAAATACGCTTTTGTTTACGTGAGTTTGTTAATATTATTAAAAAAAGAAACGCTGTAACTCGTAAGTTACAGCGTTTCAAAATATTATATTCATTACTAATTAGTAATCACCTAAAGTTGCAGGATTTTGCTCTAAAGCTGAAGCTAATTGCTCATCATTAGGAGCTTTTCCATGCCAAGCGTGTGTGTGCATCATAAAATCTACACCATTACCCATTTCTGTATATAATAAAATACAAACCGGCTTTCCTTTTCCGGTTCTAGTTTTCGCTTCTTTTAAGCCTACTAAAATAGCTTCTATGTCATTTCCTTCTTTAACTTCTAATACATCCCAACCAAAAGCTTCAAACTTAGCTTTTAAGCTACCCATTGCTAATACATCATCAGTTGTACCATCAATTTGCTTTTCGTTAACATCAACCGTTGAAATTAAATTATCTACTTTTTTTGCTGAAGCATACATTGCTGCTTCCCAAATTTGTCCTTCTTGTAATTCCCCATCTCCGTGTAAGGAATAGACAATTTTATCATCTCCATTTAACTTTTTAGCTTCTGCTGAACCAATAGCAACACTCATTCCTTGTCCTAATGAACCAGAAGCAATTCTAATTCCTGGTAAATGTTCGTGAGTAGTTGGGTGACCTTGTAAACGAGAATCGAGCTTTCTAAACGTTGCTAATTCTTCAACAGGGAAAAAACCACTGCGAGATAACACACTGTAATATACAGGTGAAATATGTCCGTTTGATAAAAAGAACATATCTTCATTTCTACCATCCATATCAAAATCAGTGCTATAATCCATGATTTCTTGATATAAACAAGAAATAAATTCAGCACATCCTAATGATCCTCCTGGGTGACCAGAATTAACGGCATGTACCATGCGTAAAATATCTCGACGAACTTGTTGTGTAAAGTCTTGAAGTTGTTGTGTTGTTGACATTTTGTTATGTTTAATACCGGCAAAAATACAAAAGTGTTCGATATGAAAATATGGAAAACTCGCTTTTAATGAATAGTTATTAACATATTAGGTTTTCTGCTTCTTCTTTTTAGCCGCTGGAAATAATACATTATTAAGAATTAATCGATATCCTGGTGAAGTTGGATGCAAATCTAACTCTGTTTTTGGATCACCAACTCTGTGTCTGTAATCTTCTGGATCATGACCTCCATAAAAAGTAAACATTCCTTTTCCCTTGGTTCCATGAATATAACGAGCTTCTGAATTTGTAGTGTTTTCTCCAAGAACCATCACCGTCGATTTCACATTTCTTCTATCGAAAGAAGTAGTTTGTCCCATAAATGCTTTTACTACCTGAGTATGATTTTGACATAACATTGTAGGGACTTGATCCCATTTTGCAGAAAACTCTTTCAACACAAAATAATCTGACTCTTGTCGAATTCTTCTTTTACGAGTCATATCAATTGATGAAAACTCGTAGGTTGTTGGATTTCTTATTAATTCAAAGTCAGAAAAAGCAAAGGTTTTGTTGAAATTTAGTTTCGACTGATAATTTGGTTCTGAAGGATCTCCATCAAACATCGCCTCGCAAATATCAACTCCATCTGCAGCGAGTGCAATGTCAAAACTATCGGTTGCAGAACACATAGCAAACATAAATCCACCTCCAATAACATAATCTCTGATTTTTAAAGTTACATCTCTCTTCGCTTCTGAAACCTTTGAGTATCCTAATTTAGTTGCTAAAGCTTCTGCATCTTTCTTTTGTTGAATATACCAAGGTGCTGTTCGGAAAGCTCCGTAAAAACGACCATATTGTCCTGTAAAATCTTCATGATGTAAATGAAGCCATTCATAAAGTAATAATTTATCATTCAGTACTTCTTCATCATAAACCACGTCAAACGGAATCTCTGCATATGTTAAAACCATTGTAACAGCATCATCCCAAGGCATTTTATCCTTTGGAGAATAAACAGCAATTTTTGGAGCTTTTTCCAACGTTACTGCTTCTTGAT contains:
- the glyA gene encoding serine hydroxymethyltransferase yields the protein MQKDHQIFDLIRDEKERQLNGLELIASENFVSEQVMEAQGSILTNKYAEGYPGKRYYGGCEIVDVVEQIAIDRAKELFGAEYVNVQPHSGSQANTAVFAACLKPGDTILGFDLAHGGHLTHGSPVNFSGKLYNPVFYGVNKETGLIDYDQLKEQAQKHKPKMIIAGASAYSRDMDFKLIREVADSVGAILLADISHPSGLIAKGILNDPLPHCHIVTTTTHKTLRGPRGGMIMIGKDFENPFGLKLKSGKLKKMSTLLNGAVFPGNQGGPLEHVIAAKAVAFGEALTDEFLEYQIQVRANAQAMAAAFVKRGYDIISGGTDNHMMLIDLRNKNITGKDAEIALGKAEITVNKNMVPFDTESPFVTSGIRIGTPAITTRGLVEEDMEAVVNLIDEAIQNAENEEKLHGIGEKVYDLMHQRRLFVM
- a CDS encoding LETM1 domain-containing protein is translated as MNSVDEIKSLLEKNKARFAEELEESKELIFLLKKSITTQLTDEEKDKIKEQTLDICKAIPAFTVFMLPGGALLLPLLIKLIPTILPSSFRKDNSEKFNTPEV
- a CDS encoding starch-binding protein; this encodes MKKNLKNFQFILLFIFSLNVLAQDEDVLFQAFDWNVQNQPAGQTWFNVVTQNSNELSNAGFDMIWLPPVSDSGAPQGYLPRELYNFDSAYGTEVQLRNLINTYHSAGVKVIGDIVINHRVGTADAVTFTNPAWPTTFITADDEGRNFVNFPVQFSINNDYFPGTALKADGSNGTYGPARDLDHYNPAVRQEIKNWMNFLKNDLGFDGWRYDFVHGYDPIFNKEYNDATNPYFAVGELLESSRVQTNNWVNFTQQSSSAFDFNTKVTLQNAFRDNNLSYLRDGGGNPSGMIGINPAKSVTFLDNHDTGAAQQCCGPGYVFPGGETNLRKGYAYILTHPGNPMVFWTHYFDTGIGVRNAIKDLIAIRKDTRIFAGSSINIVEARNDLYAAYIDGRNGTIAMKLGSGNWAPNGTGWILRTSGTDYAVWTQGGTPPPPPTQVDPFTVNFKKPNSWNNNVNVYLFDASSNAIIPGTAAWPGQSMTNIAGTPWYSFQVSPPQGVAAENIRVIFNDGSNQTDDLSRSTDGWYDNGTWTNNCPLDCTSTPPPPPTGNVTYQFKKPSNWSSNINVYFFDASSNSTISGTQGWPGQTMSNISGTPWYAYTLNVPSGTSPDNIRVIFNDGSNQTDDLARGTDGWYDKGTWTSNCSSDCTNTPPPPTNTVTINFLRTSSWGNTVNAYLFNRASNTTLSGTPGWPGQQMNNETNWSNYTFTVPSGVSSNNIGVVFNNGNGQQTVDLTRGTDGWFRITGTSNGKSTGVWTDNCSTNCTSSRSSANSKTELSILDNVSIAPNPIRNKSNLYISTSRNGTLKVSISNILGQTKVIFNSEKQKGNHRIELSNSDFGAKGIYIINTTLNDAPISKPIKIIKQ
- a CDS encoding asparagine synthetase B, with protein sequence MKKYIFLLSLILFSKSLWASFIYLPMSHDNQKNHLKAYGIVYYALQNGLKAKWLLNYDGGAFLIENNEAIVNECKIRGVSYQEISDAKSQLILEEISSPSKNQEAVTLEKAPKIAVYSPKDKMPWDDAVTMVLTYAEIPFDVVYDEEVLNDKLLLYEWLHLHHEDFTGQYGRFYGAFRTAPWYIQQKKDAEALATKLGYSKVSEAKRDVTLKIRDYVIGGGFMFAMCSATDSFDIALAADGVDICEAMFDGDPSEPNYQSKLNFNKTFAFSDFELIRNPTTYEFSSIDMTRKRRIRQESDYFVLKEFSAKWDQVPTMLCQNHTQVVKAFMGQTTSFDRRNVKSTVMVLGENTTNSEARYIHGTKGKGMFTFYGGHDPEDYRHRVGDPKTELDLHPTSPGYRLILNNVLFPAAKKKKQKT
- a CDS encoding transketolase, coding for MSTTQQLQDFTQQVRRDILRMVHAVNSGHPGGSLGCAEFISCLYQEIMDYSTDFDMDGRNEDMFFLSNGHISPVYYSVLSRSGFFPVEELATFRKLDSRLQGHPTTHEHLPGIRIASGSLGQGMSVAIGSAEAKKLNGDDKIVYSLHGDGELQEGQIWEAAMYASAKKVDNLISTVDVNEKQIDGTTDDVLAMGSLKAKFEAFGWDVLEVKEGNDIEAILVGLKEAKTRTGKGKPVCILLYTEMGNGVDFMMHTHAWHGKAPNDEQLASALEQNPATLGDY
- the bshA gene encoding N-acetyl-alpha-D-glucosaminyl L-malate synthase BshA, encoding MKIGIVCYPTFGGSGVVATELGMALANKGHEVHFITYNQPVRLDFISYNLHFHEVALEEYPLFQYQPYELALSTKMVEVVERYALEVLHVHYAIPHAYAAYMAKEMLADKGIRVKVVTTLHGTDITLVGSHPSYKTAVEFSINKSDEVTTVSSSLKEDTLRLFNIQKDIKVVYNFIDGKKYEMADEAECQRTAIAAPDERILIHISNFRPVKRVLDVVEVFNKVQNEIPAKLLMVGDGPERSKAEKLVEDLGITDKVLFLGNSNEVAKLLCYSDVFLLPSETESFGLAALEAMAANTVVISSNRGGLPEVNIHGETGFLADLGDVESMSSHAISILKDDTKLLEMKRKAKEHTKLFSLEKVLPQYERIYNACF
- a CDS encoding proline dehydrogenase family protein, encoding MKLFENTEVAFKLKSDSELERAYFLFRLIQSQPMVKIGTAVTNFALKAHLPVEGLIRSTVFDHFCGGVTEEDCIPSIEKMYNSGNVHSVLDYSVEGKEEEESFDNAVEKIVKIIQFSEEKNSIPFAVFKPTGFGRFALYQKIGEGKELIADEVAEWERVKARFHRVCKIAFDKDVPLLIDAEESWMQDAADDLIEELMATYNKEKAIVFNTLQMYRHDRMEYLKSLHQRAHQKGFHIGMKVVRGAYMEKERERAEEKGYPSPICKNKEATDKNYDEAILYMMEHKNMALFAGTHNEESSYLLMSLAEKYNIEKNDKRMWFGQLYGMSDHISFNLAEKGYNVAKYVPFGPVRDVMPYLIRRAEENTSVEGQTSRELNLIKTEKKRRKV
- the aroB gene encoding 3-dehydroquinate synthase, translating into METIQATTYPVHFNEKAYLELATLIEKKSYSSIFILVDDNTFESCYPRFIQNLQTTAPIEIIQIEPGEVHKNIETCVNIWNVMTELGADRKSLLITLGGGVITDLGGFVASTFKRGIDFVNIPTTLLSMVDASVGGKTGIDLGVLKNQIGVFANPQIVLIDPDYLYTLSAREIRSGTAEIIKYGMTHDIQLFNEIKNNPELNIIDLIHRSIEIKNEVVTADPKEKGLRKVLNWGHTIGHGIESYFLENPNKENLTHGEAIAIGMVCEAYVSNKELGFELDKVNEIKRAITTIYGNIEILEEDINPIIQLLKHDKKNEAGIVKFVLLKDYQDFVINAEASESIIRESIKYYVS